The following DNA comes from Mucilaginibacter jinjuensis.
AATAAATGTGGGTTATCGCGCAGCAAAGAAAGTTTGACGAAAGCTATTGAAGAGATTAAGCAACTCAGAGCATCCTTCAACAAAGACCTCAAAATAACCGGCGACGATAAGGTAAACAGCGAACTGGAAAAGGCAGGTCGTATTGCTGATTATCTGGAACTGGGTGAGCTGATGTGTTACGATGCTTTAACACGCGAAGAATCGTGCGGGGCACACTTCCGTGATGAATACCAGACACCAGATGGTGAGGCTGTACGCAATGATCAGGACTTCTGTTTTGTATCGGCCTGGGAGTGGAAAGGTGAAGGCGTGGCACAGGAATTACACAAAGAGCCGCTGGTGTTTGAGAATGTTGAACTGACGGTAAGAAGCTATAAATAAATCACATTTTAAATTGATTTAGTATGAAATTGAGTTTAAAGATTTGGCGGCAGGAAGGTGTTGATACAAAGGGAGCAATGATAAATTACGAGCTGGACGATGTGTCTGAACACATGTCGTTTTTGGAGATGATGGATTTGCTTAACGAAACGCTGGTGCAAAAAGGCGAACGTGTAATAGAGTTTGATCACGATTGCCGCGAAGGTATTTGCGGTCAATGCGGTATGATGATTAATGGTAGAGCACACGGTCCGTTGGCTAATACCACTACCTGCCAGCTGCACATGCGTACGTTTAAAGATGGTGATACTATTTATATCGAACCTTTCAGAGCAACTGCATTCCCTATTGTACGCGATTTAAAGGTAGATAGAAGTGGCTTCGATCATATAATCCAGGCGGGAGGGTTTATTACAGCAGGCGCCGGTCAGCCACCAGAGGCCAATAGTATTTTGATCTCTCATGAAACAGCCGAAGCTGCTTTTGATGCTGCAGCTTGTATTGGCTGCGGGGCATGTGTGGCTACCTGCAAAAATTCGAGTGCTGCGCTGTTTACTTCGGCCAAAATTACGCAGCTGGCTTTATTGCCCCAAGGCAAACTGGAAGCTGCCGACCGTGTTGTTAATATGGTTGAGCAAATGGATGCCGAGGGCTTCGGTCATTGCTCTAACACCGAAGCCTGCGAGGTTGAGTGCCCGCAAGCTATATCGGTACTGCACATTGCCCGCATGAATTATGAGTATAACAAGGCTTTGATTTTAAAACCATAAAGAATCGATATGCCGTATTTACAGTTAGAAGTTACCAAATCGTATCCAACTGCTACCAAGCAGGAACTGGCCAAACGAATGGGAGAAATCTACGCCCGGATAATGAGCGCGAGCGTAAAACGCATTACTGTAACCATTCGCGAATTGGGCGAAGGTAGCATTTGGCGTTGTGGCGAAGGCGAACCGCATCCAGCAGCGATATTAATGTGCGATATCAGGGCAGGGCGATCAATAGAAACACGCACAGAACTTTCTAAAGCGTTAATTGCGGTAATCAACGAGCTATTGGAGCTGGAAGTTAATCTGTTAAACATTGAATTTACCCAACATACCGGCGACGAAATGTACCACCAATGGATGGGAAGTTTCAGTGATGACTGGTCAGCTGATGAGGCTAAATAATAATAATGCTCTGTTAAATAACGTATCTAATTAAACTATCAATTATGAAAAAGCTAATCTTGATTTCATTTATTGCTTGTGGTTTATTAATAGCATGCCATAGTGCAAAAAAAACTACTACTGCCAATGGTGCAGATACCACAGTGCTTGCCGGTACATGGCAGCTTAGTTACGTAGCTGGTTCAAGCACATCTTTTGATAGCTTATACGTGCATAAAAAGCCAACCATTAGTTTCGATCTCACTGCTAAACGGGTAAGCGGTAACTCGGGCTGTAATAGTTTTAATGGTCCGCTTAACGTATCAGGTCACAAAATTAGCTTTGCAGGCCTTATGGCCATGACTAAAATGTTTTGCCCCGGCGATGGCGAAAATGTGTTTATGAGTAACCTGCAAAAAGTAAATAGCTGGTCGGTAAGTGATGGCAAAACGCTCACTTTTATAGCAGGCGATATTGCCATTATGCGGTTTGAGAAACAGTAGTTACTTCTTCGCAGCATCGATATTAACCACCTGATGCTGGTATATCTCGTTTAAGGCCTGAGTGTGCTCTATTAAAAAT
Coding sequences within:
- a CDS encoding succinate dehydrogenase/fumarate reductase iron-sulfur subunit; the encoded protein is MKLSLKIWRQEGVDTKGAMINYELDDVSEHMSFLEMMDLLNETLVQKGERVIEFDHDCREGICGQCGMMINGRAHGPLANTTTCQLHMRTFKDGDTIYIEPFRATAFPIVRDLKVDRSGFDHIIQAGGFITAGAGQPPEANSILISHETAEAAFDAAACIGCGACVATCKNSSAALFTSAKITQLALLPQGKLEAADRVVNMVEQMDAEGFGHCSNTEACEVECPQAISVLHIARMNYEYNKALILKP
- a CDS encoding tautomerase family protein; translation: MPYLQLEVTKSYPTATKQELAKRMGEIYARIMSASVKRITVTIRELGEGSIWRCGEGEPHPAAILMCDIRAGRSIETRTELSKALIAVINELLELEVNLLNIEFTQHTGDEMYHQWMGSFSDDWSADEAK
- a CDS encoding META domain-containing protein; translation: MKKLILISFIACGLLIACHSAKKTTTANGADTTVLAGTWQLSYVAGSSTSFDSLYVHKKPTISFDLTAKRVSGNSGCNSFNGPLNVSGHKISFAGLMAMTKMFCPGDGENVFMSNLQKVNSWSVSDGKTLTFIAGDIAIMRFEKQ